The Triticum aestivum cultivar Chinese Spring chromosome 3A, IWGSC CS RefSeq v2.1, whole genome shotgun sequence genome includes a region encoding these proteins:
- the LOC123059032 gene encoding uncharacterized protein At4g15970-like: protein MGMVGSPRKQHGGGGGSHSASFLLGALLPTLLLFLLASDRVGERLASISTYTLGNNNGWSSAHEQMMTHDANLTDTEERVFPGLAELLPRVATDDGTVIITSVNEAWSRPGSLLDLFRAGFNSGEEIAHLLNHTLIVAVDPGALAHCEAVHPHCYLLEVTSANVSSANRFMTRSYLELVWAKLELQQRVLQLGYSYLFTDVDIMWLRNPFRHISLYADMAISTDRFNGDAESLANAPNTGFYYVKSTNRTVEMVRRWRAARSRFPPTQHDQAVFDEIKGELAGGELRIRFVFLDTALFDGFCQLHGEMDRVCTMHANCCIGLENKVHDLTNMAADWKNYTSLAPPERRDSGRTWTAPAQCEESMS from the coding sequence ATGGGCATGGTTGGCAGCCCGAGAAagcagcacggcggcggcggcggaagccacTCGGCCTCGTTCCTCCTCGGGGCTCTCCTCCCCACGCTCCTGCTCTTCCTCCTCGCCTCCGACCGGGTCGGCGAGCGGCTGGCCAGCATCTCCACCTACACCTTGGGGAACAACAATGGATGGTCATCGGCTCATGAGCAGATGATGACCCATGATGCCAACCTCACGGACACGGAGGAGAGGGTGTTCCCGGGGCTGGCGGAGCTGCTGCCGAGGGTGGCCACGGACGACGGGACGGTGATCATCACGTCGGTGAACGAGGCGTGGTCGCGGCCGGGCTCCCTCCTCGACCTCTTCCGCGCGGGCTTCAATAGCGGCGAGGAGATCGCGCACCTCCTCAACCACACCCTCATCGTGGCCGTCGACCCCGGCGCGCTGGCGCACTGCGAGGCCGTGCACCCGCACTGCTACCTCCTCGAGGTCACCTCCGCCAACGTCAGCTCCGCCAACCGCTTCATGACCAGGAGCTACCTGGAGCTGGTGTGGGCCAAGCTGGAGCTCCAGCAGCGCGTCCTCCAGCTCGGCTACAGCTACCTCTTCACCGACGTGGACATCATGTGGCTGCGCAACCCGTTCCGGCACATCAGCCTCTACGCCGACATGGCCATCTCCACCGACCGGTTCAACGGCGACGCCGAGTCCCTGGCGAACGCGCCCAACACCGGCTTCTACTACGTCAAGTCCACCAACCGCACGGTGGAGATGGTgaggcggtggcgggcggcgcggTCGCGGTTCCCGCCGACCCAGCACGACCAGGCGGTGTTCGACGAGATCAAGGGCGAGCTGGCGGGCGGCGAGCTGCGGATCAGGTTCGTGTTCCTGGACACGGCGCTCTTCGACGGCTTCTGCCAGCTCCACGGCGAGATGGACCGGGTGTGCACCATGCACGCCAACTGCTGCATTGGGCTCGAGAACAAGGTGCACGACCTCACCAACATGGCCGCCGACTGGAAGAACTACACGAGCCTAGCGCCGCCGGAGAGAAGGGACAGCGGGCGCACGTGGACGGCCCCCGCCCAGTGCGAGGAGTCCATGAGCTAG